Proteins co-encoded in one Klebsiella michiganensis genomic window:
- a CDS encoding nucleoside diphosphate kinase (catalyzes the formation of nucleoside triphosphate from ATP and nucleoside diphosphate): protein MAIERTFSIIKPNAVAKNVIGNIYARFESAGFKIVGAKMLHLTVEQARGFYAEHDGKPFFDGLVEFMTSGPIVVSVLESENAVQRHRDLLGATNPANALAGTLRADYADSFTENGTHGSDSVESAAREIAYFFGEGEVCPRTR, encoded by the coding sequence ATGGCTATTGAACGTACTTTTTCCATCATCAAACCAAACGCGGTGGCAAAAAACGTTATTGGTAACATTTATGCTCGTTTTGAATCTGCAGGGTTTAAAATCGTTGGCGCAAAAATGTTGCATCTGACCGTTGAACAGGCTCGTGGTTTCTACGCTGAGCACGATGGTAAGCCGTTCTTCGACGGTTTGGTTGAGTTCATGACTTCTGGCCCAATTGTTGTTTCCGTGCTGGAAAGCGAAAACGCAGTACAGCGCCACCGTGACCTGTTGGGCGCAACTAACCCAGCCAATGCCCTGGCCGGTACTCTGCGTGCAGACTACGCTGACAGCTTCACCGAAAACGGCACCCACGGTTCTGACTCCGTAGAATCCGCCGCCCGTGAAATCGCCTACTTCTTCGGCGAAGGCGAAGTGTGCCCGCGCACGCGCTAA